In one window of Hevea brasiliensis isolate MT/VB/25A 57/8 chromosome 10, ASM3005281v1, whole genome shotgun sequence DNA:
- the LOC110657384 gene encoding uncharacterized protein LOC110657384 encodes MPSYAKFLKEILSKKKKLEDYETVALIEECRVILQNKLLSKMKDPESFSMPYLISNMNIEKALCNLGVSVSLMPLSICQKLNVGELRPTTISLQLVNRSFKHSVGILENITIKVGKFFIPVDFVVLEMEEDV; translated from the coding sequence ATGCCATCCtatgcaaaatttttaaaggaaatccTTTCCAAGAAGAAAAAGCTGGAAGACTATGAGACTGTTGCTTTGATAGAGGAATGCAGAGTTATCCTACAAAATAAGCTGCTTTCAAAAATGAAGGATCCTGAAAGCTTCTCTATGCCTTATCTTATTAGCAACATGAACATTGAAAAAGCCTTATGCAATCTTGGTGTTAGTGTGAGTCTGATGCCCCTGTCAATATGCCAAAAGCTGAATGTTGGAGAACTTAGACCAACTACCATCTCACTGCAATTGGTGAATAGGTCTTTCAAACATTCAGTTGGCATCTTAGAGAACATCaccatcaaagtaggaaagttctTTATTCCTGTAGACTTTGTGGTCctagagatggaagaagatgtttaa